The following coding sequences are from one Bos mutus isolate GX-2022 chromosome 22, NWIPB_WYAK_1.1, whole genome shotgun sequence window:
- the SLC22A13 gene encoding LOW QUALITY PROTEIN: solute carrier family 22 member 13 (The sequence of the model RefSeq protein was modified relative to this genomic sequence to represent the inferred CDS: inserted 4 bases in 4 codons; substituted 2 bases at 2 genomic stop codons), which translates to MAPFAQVLAELGSFGHFHVQLLILLSVPSFLTAFYMFTQVFMVLDEAHYCSVACVRNQTLNLSTAEQLALSLPLEAAGSPKPCLMFQXAPDGASLEYVLSHSFSETQLCXGWVYPKGRPLSVENEFNMVYGRKHLMETSQSVYVAGLLIGALIFGPLCNWIGHKATLLVQLLLFAILGMSTAFVPSFELYMVLCFSVATAVTGYTFSNVTLLTEWVGPSWRIQAVVLAQRTFSLGQMALAGLAYGVQNWRLFQIAVTAPVFLLFCFWALPESVRWLLTWRKGEEAKQXIQKVALVNRRKLPSKILSQLAPEKTSLAGNALDLFQHPQLRKETLILFYIWFVDSLVFYGLGLKVGHFGLNIYLTQLXFGAVEVPACYXSIFIMEWVGRRXSQLGTLVLGGLTCITIIFPPPDLPVVVTVLALVGKFALAARFAIFYVDSAELFPTVIRQTGMGMVGIFSRIRGILMPLMILLGEYHVSLFVLIYGSLPIGAGLLCALLTETRGQTLKDTIDDLEQES; encoded by the exons ATGGCTCCCTTTGCCCAGGTCTTGGCTGAACTGGGCAGCTTTGGTCACTTCCACGTGCAGCTGCTGATACTGCTGAGTGTGCCCAGCTTCCTGACCGCCTTCTACATGTTCACCCAGGTCTTCATGGTCCTGGACGAGGCCCACTATTGTTCAGTGGCCTGTGTCAGGAACCAGACTCTGAACCTGAGCACGGCTGAGCAGCTGGCCCTGAGCTTGCCCCTGGAGGCTGCAGGCAGTCCCAAGCCCTGCCTCATGTTCC TTGCCCCCGATGGTGCCAGCCTGGAGTACGTCCTCAGCCACAGCTTCAGTGAGACACAGCTTT GAGGCTGGGTCTATCCCAAAGGCAGGCCCTTGTCTGTAGAGAATGAG TTTAACATGGTCTATGGTCGGAAGCATCTGATGGAAACCTCCCAGTCGGTGTATGTGGCTGGGCTCCTCATTGGGGCGCTCATCTTCGGGCCCCTCTGCAACTG gatTGGCCACAAGGCCACTCTCTTGGTGCAGCTGCTTCTCTTCGCCATCCTTGGCATGAGCACAGCCTTCGTGCCCAGCTTTGAGCTCTACATGGTCCTGTGCTTTTCTGTGGCCACAGCTGTCACTGGATATACCTTCAGCAATGTCACCCTAC TTACAGAGTGGGTGGGGCCCTCGTGGAGGATCCAGGCTGTGGTCCTGGCACAGCGCACCTTCTCCCTGGGGCAGATGGCTCTTGCAGGACTTGCCTACGGCGTCCAGAACTGGAGACTCTTCCAGATTGCTGTCACTGCACCTGTCTTTCTGCTCTTCTGCTTCTG GGCCCTGCCAGAATCTGTACGGTGGCTCCTTacctggaggaagggagaggaggccaAAC TGATCCAGAAAGTGGCCTTGGTCAACAGGCGCAAACTCCCCTCCAAGATCCTGAGCCAG CTGGCCCCAGAGAAGACCAGCCTCGCAGGGAATGCCCTGGATCTGTTCCAACACCCCCAGCTCCGGAAAGAGACCCTGATTCTCTTCTACATCTG GTTTGTGGACAGCCTGGTGTTCTATGGTCTGGGCCTCAAGGTGGGGCACTTTGGCCTGAATATCTACCTGACACAGT ACTTTGGAGCAGTCGAGGTGCCTGCCTGCTACTGAAGCATCTTTATAATGGAATGGGTGGGCCGCAGGTAGAGTCAGTTGGGGACCCTGGTTCTGGGTGGCCTCACGTGTATCACCATCATCTTC CCTCCACCAGATCTGCCTGTGGTGGTCACTGTGCTGGCTCTGGTGGGGAAGTTTGCCTTGGCGGCTAGATTTGCCATCTTCTACGTGGACTCTGCTGAGCTCTTCCCCACTGTCATCAG GCAGACGGGCATGGGGATGGTGGGCATCTTTTCAAGGATCAGGGGCATCCTCATGCCACTCATGATCCTGCTGGGCGAGTATCATGTGTCCCTCTTCGTGCTCATCTATGGCAGCCTCCCCATTGGGGCTGGCTTACTCTGTGCCCTGCTGACAGAGACACGTGGCCAGACCTTGAAGGACACCATCGATGACCTGGAGCAAGAATCCTGA